The following are from one region of the Streptomyces changanensis genome:
- the thiS gene encoding sulfur carrier protein ThiS, whose protein sequence is MSHQAGGAVTVSVNGEPRELAAPLTLDALVATLTAAPSGVAAAVNETVVPRGAWAATALADGDRVEVLTAVQGG, encoded by the coding sequence ATGAGCCACCAGGCAGGCGGCGCCGTCACCGTGTCGGTGAACGGCGAGCCGCGCGAGCTGGCCGCCCCCCTCACCCTCGACGCCCTGGTCGCCACGCTCACGGCCGCCCCCTCGGGGGTGGCGGCCGCGGTCAACGAGACCGTCGTCCCGCGCGGCGCCTGGGCGGCGACGGCGCTCGCCGACGGCGACCGGGTCGAGGTCCTCACCGCCGTGCAGGGGGGCTGA
- a CDS encoding thiazole synthase — protein MADDRLTIAGTPFDSRLIMGTGGAPSLDVLERALVASGTQLTTVAMRRIDPTVHGSVLSVLTRLGIRVLPNTAGCFTAGEAVLTARLAREALGTDWVKLEVVADERTLLPDPIELLEAAETLVDDGFTVLPYTNDDPVLARRLEDAGCAAIMPLGSPIGSGLGIRNPHNFQLIVEHARVPVILDAGAGTASDAALAMELGCAAVMLASAVTRAQEPVLMAEAMRHAVEAGRLAHRAGRIPRRHFARASSPVGGRAVLDPERPAF, from the coding sequence ATGGCCGACGACCGTCTCACCATCGCCGGGACCCCCTTCGACTCCCGGCTGATCATGGGCACCGGCGGGGCTCCCAGCCTCGACGTGCTCGAACGGGCCCTCGTGGCCAGCGGTACGCAGCTCACGACCGTGGCGATGCGCCGCATCGACCCCACCGTGCACGGCTCGGTGCTGTCGGTGCTGACCCGGCTGGGCATCCGGGTGCTGCCGAACACCGCGGGCTGCTTCACGGCGGGCGAGGCCGTGCTGACGGCCCGCCTCGCGCGCGAGGCGCTCGGCACGGACTGGGTGAAGCTGGAGGTCGTGGCGGACGAGCGGACGCTTCTGCCGGACCCGATCGAGCTGCTGGAGGCGGCGGAGACGCTGGTCGACGACGGCTTCACGGTACTGCCGTACACCAATGACGACCCGGTCCTGGCACGGCGGCTGGAGGACGCCGGCTGTGCGGCGATCATGCCGCTGGGCTCGCCGATCGGGTCCGGGCTCGGCATCCGCAACCCGCACAACTTCCAGCTGATCGTGGAGCACGCGCGCGTGCCGGTGATCCTGGACGCGGGCGCCGGTACGGCGTCGGACGCGGCGCTGGCGATGGAGCTCGGCTGCGCGGCGGTGATGCTGGCGTCCGCGGTGACGCGGGCGCAGGAGCCGGTGCTGATGGCCGAGGCGATGCGGCACGCCGTGGAGGCCGGCCGGCTGGCGCACCGCGCCGGCCGGATCCCGCGCCGCCACTTCGCGCGGGCGTCCTCCCCCGTGGGCGGCCGGGCCGTCCT